Proteins encoded together in one Ipomoea triloba cultivar NCNSP0323 chromosome 4, ASM357664v1 window:
- the LOC116017880 gene encoding protein NUCLEAR FUSION DEFECTIVE 4-like, which produces MHENTTNLPGRSRKWMVLAACMWIQAFTGTNFDFSSYSSDLKLVMGLSQVQLNYLSLASDLGKLFGWCSGVSLLYFPVWLVLFLAAFMGFLGYGLQWLVIQETIALPFFSVFLLCLLSGCSICWFNTVCYVLCIENFPASRPFALSLSVSFSGVSPALYNVTVKAINSENHGLYLLLNATLPLITSIAALLPILRQRPPPQVAAREIDSREYGVFLCHTILAAFTGLYLLVLNSLSYSTTTAQILLAGTIFLLVLPAITPETVSPQEWISQPVLSRSYHYQELSSRSIDNDNLXKKKKTINYKWCVGDLRASQASNMHENTTNLPGRSRKWMVLAACMWIQAFTGTNFDFSSYSSDLKLVMGLSQVQLNYLSLASDLGKLFGWCSGVSLLYFPVWLVLFLAAFMGFLGYGLQWLVIQETIALPFFSVFLLCLLSGCSICWFNTVCYVLCIENFPASRPFALSLSVSFSGVSPALYNVTVKAINSENHGLYLLLNATLPLITSIAALLPILRQRPPPQVAAREIDSREYGVFLCHTILAAFTGLYLLVLNSLSYSTTTAQILLAGTIFLLVLPAITPETVSPQEWISQPVLSRSYHYQELSSRSIDNDNLEIHKQLTRDNGATAKDSRQNSCYSCSSKDQRKCRVHNNDNLEIHKEHIRDETTSTKHSTRDLYSSKDQEQKWDHNDFLKDHSVIPGEEHSTSALITSRDFWLYYIAYFCGGTIGLVYSNNLGQVSQSLGYSSDVTELVAVYSACSFFGRLLSSAPDFLRQKIYYARTGWLAFSLVPTPMAMYLLVLSGSNAALTLATALIGLSSGFVFSTAVSITSELFGPHSAGVNHNILITGIPLGSLLYGLLAALVYETNLPKTNHFTLSDGSRVCLGRKCYTETFMWWGCISMFGLVSSVLLYLRTKPAYERVERNKMCTQFS; this is translated from the exons ATGCACGAAAACACGACAAATTTACCAGGGAGATCGAGAAAATGGATGGTGTTGGCCGCGTGCATGTGGATACAGGCATTTACGGGGACGAACTTTGACTTCTCGTCTTATTCGTCGGATTTGAAGCTGGTAATGGGGTTGTCACAGGTGCAGCTCAACTACCTATCCTTGGCCTCCGACTTGGGGAAGCTCTTCGGGTGGTGTTCGGGCGTTTCCCTTCTGTATTTCCCCGTATGGCTCGTTCTCTTCCTCGCTGCTTTCATGGGATTCTTGGGCTACGGTCTTCAATGGCTTGTCATTCAAGAAACCATCGCTTTGCCCTTTTTCTCG GTATTCCTGCTGTGTCTGCTCTCGGGCTGCAGTATCTGCTGGTTCAACACGGTCTGCTATGTTCTGTGCATCGAGAATTTCCCGGCTAGTAGGCCTTTTGCGTTGTCCCTCAGTGTCAGTTTCAGCGGTGTGAGCCCGGCTTTATACAACGTAACTGTTAAGGCTATTAACTCTGAGAATCACGGTCTCTACCTTCTACTCAACGCCACTTTGCCCCTCATCACGTCAATAGCAGCACTCCTCCCAATCCTCCGGCAGCGCCCTCCTCCTCAAGTCGCTGCTCGGGAGATTGATTCTCGGGAATATGGCGTCTTTCTTTGTCACACTATACTTGCAGCTTTCACTGGCCTCTATCTGCTCGTACTAAATTCATTATCTTACAGTACAACAACCGCTCAAATCCTCCTTGCCGGGACCATATTCTTGTTGGTCCTTCCCGCAATTACACCAGAAACCGTCTCTCCTCAAGAATGGATATCGCAGCCCGTCCTTTCTAGGAGTTATCATTATCAGGAATTGAGTTCCCGGTCTATTGACAATGATAATCTCGNaaaaaaaaaaaaaactataaatta TAAGTGGTGTGTCGGg GACCTGAGAGCTTCTCAAGCCTCAAACATGCACGAAAACACGACAAATTTACCAGGGAGATCGAGAAAATGGATGGTGTTGGCCGCGTGCATGTGGATACAGGCATTTACGGGGACGAACTTTGACTTCTCGTCTTATTCGTCGGATTTGAAGCTGGTAATGGGGTTGTCACAGGTGCAGCTCAACTACCTATCCTTGGCCTCCGACTTGGGGAAGCTCTTCGGGTGGTGTTCGGGCGTTTCCCTTCTGTATTTCCCCGTATGGCTCGTTCTCTTCCTCGCTGCTTTCATGGGATTCTTGGGCTACGGTCTTCAATGGCTTGTCATTCAAGAAACCATCGCTTTGCCCTTTTTCTCG GTATTCCTGCTGTGTCTGCTCTCGGGCTGCAGTATCTGCTGGTTCAACACGGTCTGCTATGTTCTGTGCATCGAGAATTTCCCGGCTAGTAGGCCTTTTGCGTTGTCCCTCAGTGTCAGTTTCAGCGGTGTGAGCCCGGCTTTATACAACGTAACTGTTAAGGCTATTAACTCTGAGAATCACGGTCTCTACCTTCTACTCAACGCCACTTTGCCCCTCATCACGTCAATAGCAGCACTCCTCCCAATCCTCCGGCAGCGCCCTCCTCCTCAAGTCGCTGCTCGGGAGATTGATTCTCGGGAATATGGCGTCTTTCTTTGTCACACTATACTTGCAGCTTTCACTGGCCTCTATCTGCTCGTACTAAATTCATTATCTTACAGTACAACAACCGCTCAAATCCTCCTTGCCGGGACCATATTCTTGTTGGTCCTTCCCGCAATTACACCAGAAACCGTCTCTCCTCAAGAATGGATATCGCAGCCCGTCCTTTCTAGGAGTTATCATTATCAGGAATTGAGTTCCCGGTCTATTGACAATGATAATCTCGAAATCCACAAACAACTCACCAGAGACAATGGTGCAACCGCTAAGGATTCAAGACAGAACTCCTGTTATTCCTGTAGTTCCAAAGATCAAAGGAAATGTCGGGTTCACAATAATGACAATCTTGAAATCCACAAAGAACACATAAGAGATGAAACAACAAGTACTAAGCATTCAACACGGGATTTGTATAGTTCCAAAGATCAGGAGCAAAAATGGGATCACAATGATTTCTTGAAAGATCATTCAGTGATCCCGGGAGAGGAGCATTCCACCAGTGCACTCATCACCAGCCGGGATTTTTGGCTCTATTACATAGCATATTTCTGTGGGGGAACAATCGGACTGGTTTACAGCAACAATCTAGGCCAAGTTTCTCAGTCACTCGGGTATAGTTCAGACGTTACCGAGTTGGTTGCAGTCTATTCAGCGTGTTCATTCTTCGGGCGCTTGCTTTCCTCCGCCCCAGACTTCCTGCGCCA AAAGATATACTATGCAAGGACCGGATGGCTTGCATTTTCACTAGTCCCAACACCAATGGCGATGTATCTGCTCGTTTTATCAGGAAGCAATGCAGCATTAACATTGGCCACAGCTCTAATTGGACTGAGTTCCGGGTTTGTATTCTCAACAGCAGTGTCAATCACATCCGAGCTGTTTGGCCCCCATAGTGCAGGGGTCAATCACAACATTCTCATCACTGGCATCCCCCTCGGGTCACTACTCTATGGCCTTCTTGCAGCTCTAGTCTACGAAACAAATCTACCGAAAACAAATCATTTCACTCTCTCCGATGGATCCAGGGTATGCCTGGGAAGAAAATGTTACACCGAGACATTTATGTGGTGGGGATGCATCTCCATGTTCGGGTTGGTTTCCAGTGTACTTCTTTATTTAAGAACCAAACCTGCTTATGAGCGTGTGGAGAGGAACAAAATGTGCACACAGTTTTCATAA